In Xenorhabdus nematophila ATCC 19061, one DNA window encodes the following:
- the hemE gene encoding uroporphyrinogen decarboxylase: MNELKNDRYLRALLRQPVDITPVWMMRQAGRYLPEYKATRQEAGDFISLCKNTELACEVTLQPLRRFPLDAAILFSDILTIPDAMGLGLYFEAGEGPRFHAPVMNHADVEKLPVPDPEQELGYVMAAVRAIRKALAGQVPLIGFSGSPWTLATYMVEGGSSKAFTKIKAMMYAEPATLHLLLDKLANSVILYLNAQIKAGAQSVMIFDTWGGVLSHRDYLEFSLHYMHKIVDGLIREHEGRRVPVTLFTKGGGQWLEAMAATGCDALGLDWITNIADARRRVGDKVALQGNMDPSMLYAAPARIEEEVSTILHDFGAGAGHVFNLGHGIHQDVPPEHAGAFVEAVHRLSVKYHQ; this comes from the coding sequence ATGAATGAGTTGAAAAACGACCGCTATCTGCGTGCCTTATTACGTCAGCCTGTTGATATCACGCCCGTATGGATGATGCGTCAGGCCGGTCGATATTTACCAGAATATAAAGCGACGCGTCAGGAGGCGGGAGATTTCATCTCGTTATGCAAAAATACCGAATTAGCCTGTGAAGTGACGCTTCAGCCTTTGCGCCGTTTTCCTCTGGATGCTGCTATCCTCTTTTCTGATATCCTGACCATTCCTGATGCCATGGGATTGGGGCTTTATTTCGAAGCGGGCGAGGGTCCACGTTTCCACGCTCCTGTCATGAATCATGCCGATGTGGAAAAGTTACCGGTTCCTGATCCAGAACAGGAGCTGGGATATGTCATGGCCGCAGTACGGGCTATCCGCAAGGCGTTGGCAGGTCAGGTGCCTTTAATCGGTTTTTCTGGTAGTCCCTGGACATTGGCAACGTATATGGTTGAAGGCGGAAGCAGCAAGGCGTTTACTAAAATTAAAGCTATGATGTATGCTGAGCCAGCGACATTGCACCTATTGCTGGATAAATTGGCAAACAGCGTTATTCTATATTTGAATGCGCAAATTAAGGCGGGTGCGCAATCCGTCATGATTTTCGATACTTGGGGTGGCGTTTTATCTCATCGTGATTATCTGGAATTTTCCCTGCATTATATGCATAAAATCGTGGATGGATTAATCCGCGAACATGAAGGTCGCCGTGTCCCTGTTACCCTGTTTACCAAAGGGGGCGGGCAATGGCTTGAAGCGATGGCGGCAACGGGGTGTGATGCGCTCGGGCTGGATTGGATAACGAATATTGCTGATGCACGTCGTCGGGTTGGCGATAAAGTCGCTTTGCAGGGCAATATGGACCCTTCCATGCTGTATGCTGCACCCGCACGAATTGAAGAAGAGGTTTCGACAATTTTACATGATTTTGGTGCAGGCGCCGGGCATGTGTTCAATTTGGGACATGGCATTCATCAAGATGTTCCACCCGAACATGCGGGGGCATTTGTCGAAGCCGTACACAGGCTTTCCGTGAAATATCATCAATGA
- the nfi gene encoding deoxyribonuclease V (cleaves DNA at apurinic or apyrimidinic sites), producing MIDTKALRQEQIEKSRRVIRHDVFATSFTPTFIAGADVGFENDGTVTRAAIAVLQYPSLELVEYQIARIATVLPYIPGLLSFREYPALLAAWQKIKQRPDLLMVDGQGIAHPRRFGIASHFGLLVDVPTIGVAKSRLCGEHAPVGDTPGSRQPLMDHGEQIGVVLRSKKRCNPLYISIGHQISIHSAIFWVEQCMKGYRLPEPTRWADGIASNRPFFKQTMQKNL from the coding sequence ATGATTGATACCAAGGCACTACGTCAGGAACAGATAGAGAAATCACGGCGGGTTATCCGCCATGATGTCTTTGCTACCTCTTTTACGCCAACGTTTATTGCGGGTGCGGATGTTGGTTTTGAAAATGATGGCACGGTAACTCGTGCCGCCATTGCCGTTTTGCAATATCCCTCATTAGAATTGGTCGAATACCAAATCGCCAGAATTGCTACCGTACTTCCCTATATCCCCGGTCTGCTCTCATTCCGTGAATACCCGGCACTGCTTGCTGCATGGCAAAAAATAAAACAGCGGCCTGATTTGCTGATGGTTGATGGTCAGGGGATTGCCCATCCCCGACGTTTTGGGATAGCCAGTCATTTTGGGTTGCTGGTGGATGTTCCGACAATCGGTGTGGCAAAAAGCCGTTTGTGTGGTGAACATGCTCCTGTTGGAGATACGCCGGGGAGTCGTCAGCCGTTGATGGATCATGGTGAGCAGATTGGTGTCGTATTACGCAGCAAAAAAAGATGTAATCCGCTCTATATTTCCATTGGCCATCAGATCAGTATTCACAGTGCGATATTCTGGGTTGAGCAGTGTATGAAAGGTTATAGACTACCTGAGCCGACCCGTTGGGCGGATGGGATTGCCTCAAATAGACCGTTTTTTAAGCAAACAATGCAGAAAAATCTATAA
- a CDS encoding YjaG family protein, with the protein MLRNPIHLRLEKLESWQHLTFMASLCERMYPNYQVFCRQSGFTDPAQYRRILDIVWEILVVKDAKVNFDNQLEKLEAIIPSSESYDIYGVYPAIDACIALGEVIHSRLSGSTLKHAIAVSEISIRTVAMLEMTQAGREMTEDELKVLPAIEEEWDIQWEIYRLLANCEERDIELIKGLKADLREMGVSNIGINLEQ; encoded by the coding sequence ATGTTAAGAAACCCGATCCACCTGAGGTTGGAGAAGCTCGAAAGTTGGCAACATTTGACTTTTATGGCTAGTCTATGTGAGCGGATGTACCCAAATTATCAGGTGTTTTGTCGCCAGAGTGGGTTTACAGACCCTGCACAGTACCGCCGCATTTTGGATATTGTATGGGAAATATTGGTCGTCAAAGATGCGAAAGTGAATTTTGATAATCAGCTGGAAAAACTGGAAGCCATTATCCCATCATCAGAAAGTTATGATATTTATGGTGTGTACCCAGCGATTGATGCGTGTATTGCACTGGGTGAAGTCATTCATTCTCGTCTGAGTGGCTCGACGTTAAAACATGCAATAGCCGTCAGTGAAATATCCATCCGTACTGTTGCTATGCTGGAAATGACGCAGGCTGGTCGGGAAATGACCGAGGATGAATTAAAAGTATTACCTGCCATTGAAGAAGAGTGGGATATTCAATGGGAGATTTACCGTTTATTGGCTAATTGCGAAGAACGGGACATCGAATTAATTAAAGGATTAAAGGCTGATCTCCGTGAGATGGGGGTTAGCAATATCGGCATAAATTTAGAGCAATAA
- the hupA gene encoding nucleoid-associated protein HU-alpha — translation MNKTELVDAIAAGADLTKTQAKAALESTLNAITESLKNGDAVQLVGFGTFKVNHRAERTGRNPQTGKEIKIAAANVPAFSAGKALKDAVK, via the coding sequence ATGAATAAGACCGAATTAGTTGATGCAATTGCAGCAGGCGCAGATCTGACTAAAACTCAGGCTAAAGCTGCTCTGGAGTCAACTTTGAATGCAATCACTGAATCCCTGAAAAATGGCGATGCAGTGCAGCTGGTAGGCTTTGGTACTTTCAAAGTTAACCACCGTGCAGAACGTACTGGCCGTAACCCACAGACTGGTAAAGAAATTAAAATTGCGGCAGCCAACGTACCTGCTTTCTCTGCTGGTAAAGCACTGAAAGACGCAGTTAAGTAA
- a CDS encoding DUF1481 domain-containing protein gives MLQGLLALGFISLLSACSIQPKSSPFSASGFVADNGIIRLWRLNDQNSKPQVIMSVYSPYHNKNTTVTFYEYRHGNLWQIRRNVLGHSLNDKMPIAETLRIDQNNVVIFKLRQLKDRNELLSDNDVKSLQLDAKQILETSDALIAKNIMLLQGHWQNSRVTTCAGKQLFIEFNPDAQRWLKERQSNSSGPLTIAWLDSSEGKQLLLVANDDFCRWEPTKDKL, from the coding sequence ATTCTACAGGGGCTGCTAGCATTAGGGTTCATCTCTTTGCTCAGCGCCTGTTCGATTCAACCTAAGTCATCACCTTTCAGCGCAAGTGGCTTTGTGGCTGATAACGGTATTATTCGTTTATGGCGTTTGAATGATCAAAATAGTAAGCCTCAGGTTATTATGAGTGTTTACAGCCCCTACCATAATAAAAATACCACAGTGACTTTCTACGAATATCGTCATGGTAATTTGTGGCAAATTCGCCGTAATGTCCTTGGTCATTCCCTGAATGATAAAATGCCAATTGCGGAAACATTACGTATTGATCAAAATAACGTGGTTATTTTTAAATTACGGCAATTAAAAGATCGTAATGAATTACTTTCCGACAATGATGTAAAAAGTTTGCAGCTTGATGCTAAACAGATACTGGAAACCAGTGATGCCTTAATTGCAAAAAATATTATGTTATTACAGGGGCATTGGCAGAATAGTCGGGTGACTACTTGTGCAGGAAAACAATTGTTCATTGAATTTAATCCTGATGCTCAGAGATGGCTTAAAGAAAGGCAAAGTAATAGTTCTGGCCCATTAACAATTGCCTGGCTGGATTCGTCGGAAGGAAAACAGTTATTGTTGGTTGCTAATGATGATTTTTGTCGCTGGGAGCCGACGAAAGATAAGCTGTAA
- the purD gene encoding phosphoribosylamine--glycine ligase gives MNILIIGNGGREHALAWKAAQSPLASKVFVAPGNAGTALETNLENVDIAATDIEGLLAFAQSHDIGLTIVGPEVPLVIGVVDAFQQAGLTIFGPTKAAAQLEGSKAFTKDFLARHHIPTATYQNFTEIDPALAYLEKTGVPIVIKADGLAAGKGVVVAMTMEEAQGAVKDMLAGNAFGDAGHRIVIEEFLAGEEASFIVMVDGKNVVPMATSQDHKRVGDGDTGPNTGGMGAYSPAPVVTDEIHQRVMEKIIYPTVEGMAAEGHTYTGFLYAGLMIDQQGEPKVIEFNCRFGDPETQPIMMRLRSDLVELCLAGAKGKLGGKTSSWDSRPALGIVLAAGGYPANYAKGDVISGLAEDTNIDEKIFHAGTAIKDETVVTAGGRVLCVTALGNNIAEAQRKAYQRAEHISWEKCFYRKDIGYRAIARLK, from the coding sequence ATGAACATATTGATTATTGGCAATGGCGGGAGAGAGCATGCGTTGGCATGGAAAGCAGCACAATCGCCTCTGGCAAGTAAGGTTTTTGTTGCACCAGGTAATGCGGGCACTGCATTGGAAACGAATTTAGAAAATGTAGATATTGCCGCGACAGATATTGAAGGGTTGCTGGCATTTGCCCAGAGCCATGATATTGGTCTGACCATCGTGGGACCTGAGGTGCCATTGGTTATCGGTGTGGTTGATGCTTTTCAGCAAGCGGGATTGACTATCTTCGGTCCGACAAAAGCGGCGGCTCAATTGGAAGGTTCCAAAGCCTTCACTAAGGATTTTCTTGCCCGTCACCATATTCCTACTGCGACTTATCAAAATTTCACCGAAATTGACCCCGCACTGGCTTATTTAGAAAAAACAGGCGTACCTATTGTCATTAAAGCGGATGGTTTGGCTGCGGGCAAAGGTGTTGTCGTCGCAATGACGATGGAAGAAGCTCAAGGCGCTGTCAAAGATATGCTGGCAGGCAATGCTTTTGGTGATGCCGGGCATCGGATTGTCATTGAAGAATTTCTGGCTGGTGAAGAAGCCAGCTTTATTGTCATGGTGGATGGCAAAAACGTGGTTCCGATGGCAACCAGTCAGGATCACAAACGCGTAGGTGATGGCGATACCGGGCCGAATACCGGGGGCATGGGAGCTTATTCTCCAGCTCCGGTCGTAACGGATGAAATCCACCAACGCGTGATGGAAAAAATCATTTACCCTACTGTTGAAGGAATGGCAGCCGAAGGACATACCTATACTGGTTTCCTCTATGCGGGTCTGATGATTGATCAACAAGGTGAACCAAAGGTCATCGAATTTAACTGTCGTTTTGGTGATCCTGAAACCCAGCCGATCATGATGCGTCTGCGCTCTGATTTAGTTGAACTTTGCCTTGCTGGGGCAAAAGGCAAATTAGGCGGGAAAACATCCTCATGGGACTCCCGCCCGGCATTGGGCATTGTGTTAGCGGCTGGAGGATATCCCGCCAACTATGCTAAAGGTGACGTTATCAGCGGGTTAGCCGAAGATACCAATATTGATGAAAAGATTTTCCACGCTGGAACAGCGATTAAGGATGAAACTGTTGTCACTGCGGGTGGGCGTGTCTTATGTGTCACGGCTTTAGGCAACAACATCGCTGAAGCACAGAGAAAAGCCTACCAGAGAGCAGAACACATTAGCTGGGAAAAGTGCTTTTACCGTAAAGATATTGGCTACCGGGCCATTGCCCGCTTGAAATAA
- the purH gene encoding bifunctional phosphoribosylaminoimidazolecarboxamide formyltransferase/IMP cyclohydrolase encodes MQQLRPIRRALLSVSDKAGVVEFAKALSSRGVKLLSTGGTAHLLSEAGLNVTEVSDHTGFPEMMDGRVKTLHPKIHGGILGRRGLDDEVMVQHQIAPIDMVVVNLYPFAQTVAKPDCSLEDAIENIDIGGPTMVRSAAKNHKDVTIVVNSQDYNKIIEEMDSHQNSLTHATRFDLAIKAFEHTTAYDSMIANYFGKLVAPYHGETDQPSGRFPRTLNLNLIKKQDMRYGENSHQDAAFYIEEQIAEASIATAAQLQGKALSYNNIADTDAALECVKAFSEPACVIVKHANPCGVAVSTDIHTAYDQAFKTDPTSAFGGIIAFNRALDADTAKSIIERQFVEVIIAPSINETALPILATKQNVRVLACGEWRSPVAGLDFKRVNGGLLVQDRDLGMVTEDDLRVVSKRQPTKQEMQDALFCWKVAKFVKSNAIVYAKDNMTVGIGAGQMSRVYSAKIAGIKAADEGLDVQGCAMASDAFFPFRDGIDAAAAVGVSCVIQPGGSIRDDEVIAAADEQGIAMIFTGMRHFRH; translated from the coding sequence ATGCAACAGCTTCGTCCAATCCGTCGTGCCCTGCTGAGTGTTTCTGACAAAGCGGGGGTTGTTGAATTTGCCAAGGCCTTATCCAGCCGTGGTGTTAAACTGCTTTCAACAGGTGGCACCGCTCACCTGCTGTCCGAAGCCGGACTCAATGTCACCGAAGTTTCGGACCATACAGGATTCCCAGAAATGATGGATGGACGAGTCAAAACTCTGCATCCCAAAATTCACGGTGGTATTTTGGGTCGTCGTGGGCTGGATGATGAAGTCATGGTGCAACATCAAATTGCACCAATAGATATGGTTGTCGTTAATCTTTATCCTTTTGCACAGACCGTCGCAAAACCAGATTGCTCTCTGGAAGATGCCATTGAAAATATTGATATCGGTGGCCCAACAATGGTTCGCTCTGCGGCCAAAAACCACAAGGATGTCACGATTGTTGTCAACAGTCAGGATTACAACAAGATTATTGAGGAGATGGACAGCCACCAAAACTCGCTGACACACGCCACTCGCTTTGATTTAGCTATCAAGGCATTTGAACATACCACAGCTTATGACAGTATGATTGCCAATTACTTTGGCAAGCTGGTTGCTCCTTATCATGGTGAAACTGACCAACCATCAGGACGCTTCCCTCGTACCCTGAATCTGAACCTCATTAAAAAACAAGATATGCGTTATGGCGAAAACAGCCATCAAGATGCGGCTTTCTATATAGAAGAACAAATTGCTGAAGCTTCGATTGCTACAGCAGCTCAGCTACAAGGCAAGGCACTTTCTTATAATAATATTGCAGATACTGATGCTGCATTGGAATGTGTAAAAGCCTTTTCTGAGCCTGCCTGTGTGATTGTCAAACACGCCAACCCTTGCGGTGTTGCTGTCAGTACTGATATTCATACTGCTTATGATCAGGCATTCAAAACCGATCCAACCTCTGCATTCGGTGGCATTATTGCATTTAACCGTGCTTTGGATGCAGATACCGCCAAGTCCATCATTGAACGCCAATTTGTTGAAGTGATTATCGCGCCTTCTATTAATGAAACTGCCCTGCCAATTCTTGCGACCAAACAAAATGTCCGCGTCCTGGCATGCGGCGAATGGCGTTCACCCGTTGCAGGACTCGATTTCAAACGTGTCAACGGAGGTTTACTGGTACAGGACCGTGATTTAGGTATGGTAACCGAGGATGATCTGCGGGTCGTAAGCAAACGCCAGCCGACGAAGCAAGAAATGCAGGATGCTTTGTTCTGCTGGAAAGTAGCGAAGTTCGTTAAATCCAATGCTATTGTTTATGCCAAGGATAATATGACTGTTGGCATTGGTGCCGGGCAAATGAGCCGTGTTTACTCAGCCAAGATAGCAGGCATTAAGGCAGCAGATGAAGGATTGGACGTTCAGGGCTGTGCCATGGCCTCTGATGCCTTTTTCCCATTCCGTGATGGCATTGATGCCGCCGCAGCAGTCGGTGTGAGCTGTGTAATCCAACCGGGTGGCTCTATTCGTGATGATGAAGTCATTGCCGCTGCTGATGAACAGGGTATTGCTATGATCTTCACAGGCATGCGTCATTTCCGTCATTAA